Part of the Capsicum annuum cultivar UCD-10X-F1 chromosome 12, UCD10Xv1.1, whole genome shotgun sequence genome is shown below.
AATCATTTTTATGTCAACTAAGCTAAGTTAAAACAGTGCTTAAAATACATCAACATCACTACAATTTTCATGGCATCTTGGACTATGAAGAAGTGTTATGTTTACTTAGATGGTGTGAACTACTTCCCACTGTCTTCTTTCTTCTATTCTCTTTAAGTTGTTGTAGTTTTCTTGTTGAGATTGCTGATTTTCCATTCTATTTTAATTTACTGGTACTACTTGGTGTATAACCAATATCACCAGTTACATCAGTTGATCTTGCAACCTTTACTTGACCAGTGGAGTACATCTTACTGCTAAGCATGCCGTCTACAAATAAGGGTAAAAAAGTTTAACAATCAACATATAACAATCACTCATAATCTAAATATGATATAACAAAGTAAGAGACTTACATTTAGGACTTTGAAGCCATTTTCATCTTGAAACTCACCCATTCCTACTACTCTTTGCCTTTTGAATGGAGCTGTGTTTTCTCTGCCACTACCCATTCCTTTTTTTGCAGTTCCATCTATTAAAGAAGATGCACAAAAATAAGGAGGTGCAGAAGAGGATGCTGGAAATATAATAGGTACTGGAAGTGTTGTAGGTAGAGGAGTTGCAGTAGCACCTACTGAAATTGTTCTTTGGGTCtccctcttcttttttttttcttgtggagGTTCAGTAATGGCTTCTGATGATGTTttctataaatataaaaagaatgtTATGAATAGAACAAATTAGAATACTGTTATAACATAATGGATTCAAGTGAAAAAATTAGCTTTGGTCTGCCTCTTCCCCTGCCTGAACCATTATTTTTTGCTTAAGAAACAGTAGTAGTTGCTTCTGTTGGAGTTTTctacaaattaaaaaagaatgttgATAATTAGAATACTGCTATGACATAATGAATTCAAGTGAAAAATTTACCTTTGGTTTGTCTCTTCCCCTGCCTGACCCAGTATCTGTTGCTACTGATGGTGTAGTTGGTTCTGCTTCTGTTGATGGTGCTCTATGAGGATACCCTCTTTTGTTGTGGCCTCTAACATGACACACACTACATGTCATTTCTAGTCCAGttctagaaaat
Proteins encoded:
- the LOC107849756 gene encoding uncharacterized protein LOC107849756; the protein is MVWLQYCSKSTLCMNTYLRTYDNVIEPLTNMEMWPVSSNIAVAPPEITTLLGRQAKNRKKEVGETKKSRKFSRTGLEMTCSVCHVRGHNKRGYPHRAPSTEAEPTTPSVATDTGSGRGRDKPKKTSSEAITEPPQEKKKKRETQRTISMELQKKEWVVAEKTQLHSKGKE